The Melanotaenia boesemani isolate fMelBoe1 chromosome 3, fMelBoe1.pri, whole genome shotgun sequence genome contains the following window.
ctgatgtttgtgttggtacgtttatctgcaggtacgtttgatgactattgtaatttttcatatcatcatcatcatcatcccatttttcttttggtatcatgtagtactgtggtagtttatattgtttttttttttgtgatatgttctgggcagcgtagacaactgttatttccacattttaatcctgtccttttatcccttttttttttctctcttcctctatctccctgtcaggttcagcacttacatataaagactaaagaaaatgagataacaataaaaatattaaaaatatcaagggcagccatgtatataacatgtctcccttggtagagcaaatctgtcaagcaaaatatggcacacagaccaccgttctgtatgttaggatgctggacaggacagggaaaagagaaaaaaaaaaaagccaaattccaaaaaagttgggaagCAGTGTAAATGCAACGATTTCCAAACCTCATGaactgaaatttttttttccaatacaaagagaacaacatatcagatgctgaaactcagacattttgcctttttgtgaaaaataaaaaaaaaaattttttgctCACTTTTTAATTTGATAGTAGCAAGACGTCACAAAAAATTGGAACGGGATATGTTTACTaatgtgtagcatcccctcttcttttataAATCATCTGTGAATGTTTCGGAAGTGAGGAGActagttgctggagttttaggagaggcaTGGTGTCCAAATcttgtctgatgcaggattctagcggCTCAACAATTCTGGACCTTCACTGCaggatattttgtttttatgatgctCCAAATTTTAGTTGGTGATCTGggctgcaggcaggccagttcagcatcCAGAcgcttctcctgtgaagccatggtGTTGTGATAGATGCAGTATGGGGTttggcattgtcttgctgaaatctgcaaggcttCCTTGAAAGAGACggctggatgggagcagatgttgctctaaaaccttgTTGCTATTcaatatgagctaatattttttcatgaaatagttAAATGTCTTAGTTTTGACATATATGTTGTTTGtattatactgggaataaaatatgggttgatgagatcattgcattctattttaaattacattttattcagcctcccaaataaaataaaggtagGTTGCAACTGTACTTGTTCATCCATTGTATGTgtcatttctttgttgttatttatttttatctggcCTtcgttgacaaaaaaaaaagaaagaaagaaagaaagaaagaaagaaagaaagaaagaaagaaagaaagaaagaaagaaagaaagaaagaaaaggaaaaaaacaatatcatgggATGTTGACATGGACAATGTCATTTCTGGTTAGAGCTTAAATTATACAATTTTAATGATCAATTTAATCAAATAACTGTAACAGTTCCTTTTTTAACTATTACAAACATGTTCAGGTGTCTATAATTTTCCTTTTGACACcagttttattcaattttatgAAGGGGTCATAGAGCAGCCGCTGAATGAAGTTATTTCTTTGAAAAATAACCTTCACATTGTTCAAAAAAAacgttgataaaaaaaaattcttaaatgAGAAAACTGATGTCATATTATagctattttaatatttaatcttgTGTTaccaaacaattaaaaaagaaaaaaaaaaaaaaaagattgtgtaAAATGTTGTGTAAGATTTGCATCAAGTTAACAACAAGTAGCATTGTTCTACATTTCCGGTCAGTCATTCAGTGCTGCCTTCAATATAAAAGCTTACGTAATAAACTCAGTCCATggaacagacaaaacaaaacaaaacaaaaaaacaaaaaacaaaaaggacagcAAATGTCTGTATCCTGATGGGAGCCACGCAAACACAGAATGTAAGGGGTCCCTGAACATGCTGTGGGTAGTTTTGATTGTCTTTTGTTGTAAGAGGGGAGACATGATAGAGCATTAACAAGATGTTCATTAATTTTAGGACAGGTCTTCATAATGGAGTTTAAGCATGTCTGGTTGTGTAGGCTGATCGAGTTGAACCAGCAGACAAATGAAAAGGTAAGCACACTCttaataaaggaataaaagtgGTGAGAATGTCCTTGTTAACTCCAAGTGACCATGGCTTCCAGAGTTGATACTGGCACAAGTGACATTTCCCAAagatttttgcagttttttaagGAAAACCCCTAGAAAACAGTTAGAAGTTGTACAATGCACTCCACTATCTCCACAAGTCGACCCTGGTAGTGGTGTCATCCTTTGTCAGCTGTCTCTGCTTACTAAAGAATGTCACAATGAGCTCTTTTATCttaagcagtgtttctcaatccaggtcctcgggactccatgccctgcatgttttagatgtgttcctactccaacataTTTGAATCAGAATAATGAACTTCATCATCGCTTTCTTTGCAAGCAGTTCAtgtcattcaggtgtgttaaaacaGGTTTatgtctaaaacatgcagggtagTGGGTCATGAGGACAAGGGTTAAGAAGCACTGTTTTAGGACACAATTTATGGAAGGTTCTGTTGCACTGTGTACTGTATTAATTTGTAAATGAGCAGCTCAACATCTTTGCAGATCTAAATAAACAGTTACATGAAAATAGTGCCAAAGAAATATAGCCCACATATTTTTAGGCTTTGCATATCTCCTGTTCCCAATATTCTTACTCTCTGGTGTGACGAAACCTAGACTGGGTGTTTTTATTGTGACAGACGTCTGAGTAATACCAAAAACGTCaccaagtgtttttattttgaagctTTAGCCCGGAAACACTTCAGTATTACTCTGACGGCACTCCTGACTGCACTTTCCTTCAAAGAGAACAGTACCGCAGCGAAGATGGCGGCGCTTCGAGTCTCGGTGCTCGCGGGGAGTGGGAGAGTTCTCCTCAGCACCCCAAAAACCCTCAGAACTCCCAAGGTATATCCATGGACCATTCTAGCATAATCActgaaaatgtgtattttttatgaatGATGTGGTACAGAAACGCTGCTCTGAAGTGTCCTGCTAGCAAGCTAACCTTAGCGGCGTTGCTTGCTGCGGGATAAGACAAGGTCACTTGTGTCTCCACATATTTCAGGCTTTCCGCAACAACTGTACCTTCAACTTCTCAGATATTTAGTCAGTGTTAACTTGTAGATATCGACACTACGCATGTAccttttaacacaaatattatATTCTACTAACACGTTATATGCATTGCGGTAAAGTATATAGTAGGCTAACCAGTTAGCCAACTTGGTCATAATGTGTCATCCACCTGGTACACGCGTAGCTAAAGAGCTTTTTCCATTAACTGTAGAGACTGAAAAGCAAACATGTATTCTGGAATGGTATAGATGTATGTACATAATAAAACTCGGACACGGTCTCTTCGTTTATATTACCTAAGCAGCGGCTACTTAGGTAACTAAGCTATCACTCTAGCTAACGAGCTAACATTTCAAGGACTGAAAGAACTTCCGGTTAAGAAAAGCCGGTTCTCGTCGTATTTCGATTAACATTTCATCTTTGATTAGTAAACTAAATGATTAGTTTGTTCCATTAAGTATCAAAGTTCCATATGTAATAAAGGGTTATGATCTCGTATTATTAAGAAACTAACTTAGTCGTCTGCTTATAAACGCAGGTTTTCTGTATCATTTTTTGAGTCATGGTTTAGCAGAGATTAAGACTGAAAATGATAACTTGACAGGGACTCTGGGACCAGTTCATGAATTCCGGTCGTTTCATTGTCATAATAAATGCCGAGATTGTTTTCCAGCAACTGCTTCTGTCAATTAGTCTCAAActaaatttgaattaatttgtaAATGACATCCTGAGTGTTGCACTGTGACACCTTGGAGGTGGAGGATGATGAAGGCAGGATTTAGTGAGATGCAGGGATGCAATCATGTGATACCCCTCCTTCCCCTGCCTGGTTATAAAAAACACCACCAGTGAAGGGCAGTTTCATAAGTATGATCAAACCACACATCACAGCAATGACAATACCATGATCTAAACTTCCTAGTCTGTGTCCTTAGAATAATTAGATGTGaacaatatttttgttttgtgaatgttgacttttattattattgttgttttttatcatAGCAATGTAATGAATctgtatttattcaaataaccTGTTTTTGACataagcattttgtttttgttgagatCTGGCTAGGTATTATATGACTTACTCATTTAAGCTTAAATTTCATCACTACTAACTCAACTAGAAAACTGGAAACGGTAGTGTAGTAGCTTAGGTGATGGTGAACTGGGCAGCTGATTTGTTCTGTAGGTTTTAATAAGCAGTTGCACAAATGACCATAAAACAGGACCAATGCATATATGTAGTAAACTAGAAAATTGTTGATATTCTGTCTGCAAGGTCAATCAATTGCTCTCAGCTCTAGTCTGATTTTTATAACAAATGTTATTAGACTGGATCTGCTGAGTAACTACCTTTATGTCTTGTGTATAGGTGTGATCCAGAATAAGTGAATAACCTGTCTTCTGATTGTCTTttcgtcttcttcttcccttttttgCCTATAGGCCAACATGTCTTTTGCCAGCCTGccaagtaaaaaaaaggttGCCCTGACGACACTAGGTGTGGTCGCAGCTGGCGGTGCAGGACTCGCCCTGATGCTGCACCAGTCCGTTAAGGCCTCTGACTTAGAACTCCATCCTCCTCAATACCCCTGGAGCCATGCTGGACTTCTGTCCTCTCTAGACCATGCAAGGTGTGTTGAAGCTACTCAAGCATACACAGAATGTGCAATTATCTTTCATAGTCACTTTGAAGCAATGTACTTCAACACAAGAATCTTGCAAAAACAACAGACTTTTGAGCTACAAAATCTTCTACACTTACTGTCACAAAGTTAGTATTTTTAATTAGCTTAAAAGTAAATTTTGTCTTTCCCATTTTGCTGGGATAGCCTCCAGCTTCCTCGTGACCCtaaattggactaagcggtatagaaaatggatgctTTCTCATGACACAGCCTGGGCATAAATACTTAAGGTGtcaaaaaagaaattagaagttgctcctgatgggtcgttgttgagcaccttgcatggcagcttccaccatcagtgtgtgaatgtgatgtatcatgtaaagcgctttgggtatcgtttCAGATACAgtaaagcgctgtataaatacggaccatttaccatttaaactgTAACTTTATCAAATGGTGCATAACTATCAACGCACATGCAGTCAGcttcagcttttttaaaaacccaGGTTAGCTGCTGCAGAAGTTTCAACTTTTGTGGACTCTGATTCATATTAGCATGGATGATCTGAGTTATGTTTTGACTTCCTTTTAGTCCAGTGATGCTATTTCGTACATGTGAGGTTGTAGCTCATGTCACCATTCAGCTAAGGAAGTTGCCATGATTGTTTATATCCAGTCACATCATCACAAGCACTAGTCTTATATCTTGAAGAGGTGAACACTTCCTTCTCTGTTGCAATTTCTGTAACCATTACAGTTTTGTAGACAAGATGATAATTACCATTTAAAACCAGTTACAAATGGCATTGTGGTTGGTGGTCTGAAACCTGTGTGTAGGTAACCAGATGTATTTCTTTGAGGTCTGCAAGCTGAGTGCCATCATGTTCATTTATATTTCCACTGTAAGGCCCACATCTTGGTGACAAATGGCTGCAGAACTGGCTGCTCAGAACAACCACCTAACTGGTTAATTATTGCTGGAGACCAGAGAAACATCTTAATAGTTTTGACTGTCAAAGTTTGcaattgtcattttttattaaacaactcTAATAATGGTTATAGCATCTACCAATTAGTTCAACTTCAGCcagtatctttttttattattattaaatgcaCACATATGGTTAAAATCTTGTTTGGACTGCTTCAGTCTTTATAGAAGAAAACTACATGTTAACTCAAATGTCTCGTGTTGTCTTTGTCTGTACCTGCAGTGTTCGCCGTGGCTACCAAGTGTATAAGCAGGTGTGTTCAGCCTGCCACAGTATGGAGTACCTGGCGTTCAGAAACCTGGTGGGAGTGTCACATACAGAGGAAGAGGTTAAGACCATAGCTGAGGAGGTGAGGCTGTGTGTGGGGTGAAGTGAGTTTGGAAACTGTGCACATCATGCTGTCGACGCCTTTTTCAAAACCTGGTGGTGTTTAATTTCTAATGTTTTGAGGTTTATGCTAAGTTCTGCCACTAGATGGTGACTACTGGCTCTCAGCTATTACATTTACAGGAATTTAAACATTGTTTGGTGTGTTTAGGTTGAGATTGTCGATGGTCCTGATGAGACCGGTGAGATGTTCACCCGACCTGGAAAATTGTCAGACTACTTCCCAAAGCCCTACCCCAACCCTGAGGCAGCCCGTGCCGCCAACAATGGAGCCCTTCCTCCAGACCTCAGCTACATCGTCAACGCCAGGTTATTCAGGAAACATAATCACTGTCATTTAAAATCTCCTGAAATATTGATATTCTTGATGTTTACTTGTGTCTCGCTGCTACCTGCAGACACGGAGGAGAGGACTATGTGTTCAGCCTGCTGACAGGTTACTGCGACCCACCTGCAGGAGTCACAATGAGAGAAGGTCTTTACTACAACCCCTACTTCCCTGGTCAGGCTATTGGCATGGCCCCACCCATCTACAATGAGATTTTGGAGTTTGATGATGGTAAGTCAGCTGTGTATAATCTAATGTCATGCTGCTGCAGCAAAGAAAATCTACAAAGAGAAATTTTGAAGTTACAGACAAGAAGGATGCTCATGGTTTCTATCTGTTACCGTAGGAACCCCTGCCACTATGAGTCAGGTTGCTAAAGATGTCTGTACTTTCTTGAGATGGGCTGCCGAGCCAGAGCATGACCAACGCAAACGCATGGGATTAAAGGTACAGTTCACCTTGTAGCCTCTTTTCAGAACTcaggattttttccttttactttttccttaaaatcattttactttctttttctaagATTATTTTAGAATTTGTCAGtggaggtcataatacaccaatgataacacacatatatatatatatatatatatatatatatatatatatatatatatatatatatagacatcgattttggccactaaacaacagaaaatgctACACAGTGGCCCTTTAAAGTGGACCCCCCTGGTTACCTGCAGTTCATCTAAATCACAAGCCCACTGGACGATTTTTATCTTGCAATTTTAAGAGGGGAAAAGTTCAAATTCAGACACAGAGACAGGTGTAGCGGAATTAATCTGTCGTTGTCCTTTCAGCTGTTAATGGGTGCAGGGATCCTCATCCCGCTGCTCTACTACATGAAGAGACACAGGTGGTCTGTGTTGAAGAGCAGGAAGATCGCCTACAGGCCTCCCAAGTAAAGGGAAAGAATCACACCCCAACTTGAGCCTAAAACTGAGAGGGCTGCGTTCAAAGACCCCACAATGCTCACCACAAGACGATTATTTAAACACACATCTCTCAAATACACACATGCCTTTTTAAGAGGGGGTACTAAGAACTAAGGGTATGTATGCATATACTATGTTAATTTCAATggaaaatgcctttttttttattattggcATGGTAGAACCTATTGTGTGGCTCATTCTTCTGTATCTAGAATGTTGTGGTGCAAGTTTATTAGAGATTTGTGGTGTTATTGAACGCACCCTTCACACATTTTGTCGGATCTGCAAGAAAACATGAATGGCAGTTGACATCTGTGTATCTTGTCAGATGCTTTCTGGCAATTGACTGATACGTTTATTGACTAGATATCTTTGTAAGATACTCAATACCCATGCAAATGTTGAGAAATGGTTGGCTTCAAAGTGTGGGTGTATGTAAATTCATCCTTGATTTTCCTCTCCAAAAAACGTGACCTAAACATCTGttttactgtataaataaattatcttaAAAGGAAACTAACTGTGTGGCAGTGttttttcagctgcagcagcattgATGGCACACAACAGCTGTTTAATTTGCTTAGTTACATAAATATGTATGATGTGGTGAATCAATAAACTTTGACAGCTGTTTGTTAACATCTGATTTCGAAGTTTCTATTGTGGTTTctagtagggctgggcgatatgaaccaaatttaatacatcaatattttttacctgaatcacggtatacaatatatatatatatctcgatatatatgtgtatatatatatatatatatatatatacatttatatatatctatccatttattttctgccGCAAGTCAGGTCGCCTaggcagggaaacccagacttccctcttcccggccacattcaccagctcatccagagggatcccaaggcgttcccaggccagccgagagatgtggTGATGTAGatgtagtatatatatatatatatttaatttacagCCTTGAGTGCTAAATGCACTTATATTAAAGTTTAACTCaaatacacaggcagaaattatTGAATAACAGCAGCcactagcaagatggaaagTGATACAGATTCACACAGCACCTACGCCACAGCGGccatttgactttattttaaaaaataacatctttaaaatgtatcaaaaaaaATAGGTTCAAAagtaaaatatcaaaaacaGACCTATTCAAAAAGCAGTGGGCAGAAGTAAAAACTTATTAAGCCCACCCCCTCATCGGTTAATCATGTAATGCTAACAAGCTTCCTTTGTACAAATAGATATGatacaatattaatataaagtatatatatatatatgtatacatatacatatatatatatatatatatatatatatagtgtgtggTATATTTATTCCTTATTTGCAAGTgttattacagtaaaatacagGAAAAGTGCACTTAGTAACCCTTTCTGAATGTTAAATCTCTGCACCCATGTACCTGTTGtatatcatgtttttttacagctttttaaattGCATTATATTTGGACATTACTTCTGCCTGTGCTAGCCCATTCCATAATTTTACATTTGAGTTTTTAAGTTAGATTTTCCTCTGAGATTGTAACCTATCTTTTCCCAGAAAAGTGTTTGAATATTTAAGGGTAGTAAATTATTCTTTGCTTTGTACATTGTCTGTGCTCTTT
Protein-coding sequences here:
- the LOC121637057 gene encoding cytochrome c1, heme protein, mitochondrial, which encodes MAALRVSVLAGSGRVLLSTPKTLRTPKANMSFASLPSKKKVALTTLGVVAAGGAGLALMLHQSVKASDLELHPPQYPWSHAGLLSSLDHASVRRGYQVYKQVCSACHSMEYLAFRNLVGVSHTEEEVKTIAEEVEIVDGPDETGEMFTRPGKLSDYFPKPYPNPEAARAANNGALPPDLSYIVNARHGGEDYVFSLLTGYCDPPAGVTMREGLYYNPYFPGQAIGMAPPIYNEILEFDDGTPATMSQVAKDVCTFLRWAAEPEHDQRKRMGLKLLMGAGILIPLLYYMKRHRWSVLKSRKIAYRPPK